One region of Candidatus Eisenbacteria bacterium genomic DNA includes:
- a CDS encoding single-stranded DNA-binding protein produces MVAGVNKVILVGNLGSDPEIRTTPSGQRVANFRMATSRGWTGQDGQRQEKTEWHSIVAWGKLADVCEKYLNKGKQVYVEGRLETRSWQDKEGQTRYKTEIICESMQMLGRAGADRNGDPAADSPSRGGAPDESMAPAGGGGSDDDLPF; encoded by the coding sequence ATCGTGGCAGGAGTGAACAAAGTCATTTTGGTGGGCAACTTGGGCTCGGACCCGGAGATCCGGACCACGCCGAGCGGGCAGCGCGTGGCCAATTTCCGCATGGCGACTTCCCGCGGCTGGACCGGCCAGGACGGCCAGCGCCAGGAGAAGACCGAGTGGCACTCGATCGTCGCCTGGGGGAAGCTCGCGGATGTCTGCGAGAAGTACCTCAACAAGGGAAAGCAGGTCTACGTGGAGGGCCGGCTCGAGACCCGTTCCTGGCAGGACAAGGAAGGGCAGACTCGGTACAAGACCGAGATCATCTGCGAATCGATGCAGATGCTGGGTCGTGCCGGTGCGGATCGAAACGGAGATCCCGCGGCCGACTCGCCTTCACGAGGCGGTGCGCCCGACGAGTCGATGGCGCCCGCGGGCGGCGGCGGCTCGGACGACGATCTGCCGTTCTAG